The nucleotide window GGTTCAACACATGTAAAAGAAAGTAGCAATACAGTGTTTTGGGAATTGCCAGACGGTACAAAAACAATCGGCATTATAGATACGCCATGTATATGCTGTGCTGAATGCGGCATGGAGTACCAAACAACTGAGATTGTGAAAAACATTG belongs to Ectobacillus sp. JY-23 and includes:
- a CDS encoding YokU family protein, with protein sequence MTCEWCGSTHVKESSNTVFWELPDGTKTIGIIDTPCICCAECGMEYQTTEIVKNIEDQLFLINTKQLEKSLAYEELMAKPRLLKRNYFDFTQG